The Selenomonas sp. AB3002 genome contains a region encoding:
- a CDS encoding cobalamin B12-binding domain-containing protein — translation MEKKIRVLVAKPGLDGHDRGAKVIARALRDAGFEVIYTGLRQTPEQIAEAALQEDVNVVAMSILSGAHPHLFPKVVELVREKGLTDALIIGGGVIPEGDIPALKEAGVAEVFTPGTNTADVVEFIKNNVKL, via the coding sequence ATGGAAAAGAAGATCAGAGTATTAGTTGCTAAACCGGGCCTTGATGGCCATGACCGCGGTGCAAAGGTCATTGCCCGCGCCCTGCGTGATGCTGGTTTCGAGGTCATCTATACGGGCCTCAGGCAGACCCCGGAGCAGATTGCTGAAGCAGCTCTGCAGGAGGACGTAAACGTGGTGGCCATGAGCATCCTTTCCGGTGCTCATCCGCACCTCTTCCCGAAGGTGGTGGAGCTGGTCCGTGAGAAGGGCCTCACTGATGCCCTCATCATCGGCGGCGGCGTTATCCCTGAGGGCGACATTCCCGCTCTCAAGGAAGCTGGCGTAGCAGAGGTCTTCACCCCGGGCACCAACACTGCCGATGTGGTGGAGTTCATCAAGAACAATGTGAAGCTGTAA